A stretch of DNA from Luteolibacter yonseiensis:
CTGCCACGAGGCGTTCGCGGTGAAGGTCAGTGTCTTACCGGACTCCAGGGTGGAAGGCGCGGTGATGTCCACCAGGAAAACGGGACTGCCGGAGTAGACGAAGCTTTTCCCGAAGTAGCCGTCCTTCACCTCCGGCACCGGCCACTGGATGGGACCCGCGGTGAATCCGTCCGGCAGCTTCCACTCGATGGCAGGCGGTAGCTCCACGCCGCCGGAGTTCTTGTAATAGCTGTGCCACTCCTCCGGATGGGAGAGCTGGAGGGCGATGGTGAAGGTTTCTCCCTGCGAAACGGTGGTGGCCTCGGAGACCAGGCTGGCTTCCGAGGAGGCGCCGCCGCCACCGAGGCTGAACTGCGCACCCGCGCGGGTGGTGAAAACGAGGAGGGCGAGGAAAAGCAGGAGATGCCGTGACATGGGAGAATAAGGTGGGCGACTCTGGGACGCCCGAGGGCGTGGAATAGTCCGAAAAAAAACGGGACGCCCAGAAACTGGACGTCCCGTGGGGAAAATGAAGCCGAAACTATCAATAGCCGCGGCGTTCCTGGTCGCGGGCGTTTCCGTAGAGACCACCGGCGGTGCCACCCACGGCGGCACCCAGCAGCGCGCCTTCCGCGGTGCGGCCGGACTGGTGGCCGATGATCGCGCCCGCGCCCGCGCCGAGGAGACCTCCGGTGGCGATGCCGCGCTGGGTGTCCGGACCGGCAGGCGAGGTGCAGTTGGAGAGGGTCATGGCGGCGACGGCGCTGGTGATGGCGATGATGGTGGTTTTCATAGGTCTGGGATGTTGATTGATGGTTAGGACGGGCTGGGGAATTTTCAAGGTGTTTTCCGCGCGCGTCGTTGTTTCAAGATTCGTCGTGAAAATGAAATATTCATCCATTTTTTTACGAGTTTGGCGCTTCATGCGTTTTCGT
This window harbors:
- a CDS encoding glycine zipper domain-containing protein codes for the protein MKTTIIAITSAVAAMTLSNCTSPAGPDTQRGIATGGLLGAGAGAIIGHQSGRTAEGALLGAAVGGTAGGLYGNARDQERRGY